From the Terriglobia bacterium genome, one window contains:
- a CDS encoding ABC transporter ATP-binding protein/permease, translating to MNAARRVSPPGRIERKALDASRDAVLARMLEEERVQSRLWDAALLRRLARYLAPHPGLAAIAVTLAVIEAITMTLPGYTVGLAVDRIVGVPRPAHLLDAVAGPVGRWLAAHVGVLKGTAAGAVALPSTLALVAGYGAVLFGVWLARWAIAVTTSYLVQTLGQTVVHDLRVDVFGHVVSMDARFFQENPVGRLVNRTTFDVQALAELFSDVFAQGLRDLFFVIVLAGVMIALDPRLALMLIATFPLLAGVGYLYRVFGRDALRTNAAVQSRMNAWLAENLAGMRENHLYRTEDRRRAEFRGLTLAHQASITRAVQAWGFLRPAMLLTAAGATALVLTSGATRVALGTLTVGVLLTFLQYTTRLWVPVRNLTEKFSVIQAALTSGERIVDVLDARAGITDLTGADPSLRVRDGRIEFRDVTFRYPGKNEDALAGLSFAAPKGQMLALVGDTGAGKTTIARLISRFYDPTSGGVLVDGRDVRDYRLRNLRSGIAIVPQEVVVFAGTVRENVTLGLDLPDDRVRRCASAAAMDQLLARLPEGLDTPLEEGGRTLSSGERQLISFARALAADPPVLVLDEATANIDTETELLIQRALGNLTAGRTSVVIAHRLSTIRDAGQILVLRRGRVVERGSHEELLAQNGEYARLYRLHLSRGGTEPR from the coding sequence GTGAACGCCGCGCGGCGGGTTTCGCCCCCAGGCCGCATCGAGCGGAAGGCGCTCGACGCGTCGCGAGACGCCGTCCTCGCACGCATGCTCGAGGAGGAGCGGGTCCAGTCGCGCCTGTGGGACGCGGCGCTCCTGAGGCGCCTCGCCCGCTACCTCGCGCCGCACCCCGGCCTCGCCGCCATCGCCGTGACCCTCGCGGTGATCGAGGCGATCACGATGACCCTGCCCGGGTACACGGTCGGCCTCGCCGTGGACCGGATCGTCGGCGTCCCCCGCCCCGCCCACCTGCTCGACGCCGTCGCGGGACCCGTGGGCCGTTGGCTCGCCGCTCACGTCGGGGTCTTGAAGGGTACGGCCGCCGGCGCCGTGGCCCTTCCGAGCACCCTCGCCCTCGTCGCCGGCTACGGCGCGGTGCTGTTCGGAGTCTGGCTCGCGCGCTGGGCGATCGCCGTGACGACGTCGTATCTGGTCCAGACGCTCGGCCAGACCGTCGTCCACGACCTCAGGGTGGACGTGTTCGGGCACGTGGTGAGCATGGACGCCCGGTTCTTCCAGGAGAACCCCGTCGGACGCCTGGTCAACCGGACGACGTTCGATGTCCAGGCGCTCGCCGAGCTGTTCTCGGACGTCTTCGCCCAGGGGCTGCGCGACCTCTTCTTCGTGATCGTCCTCGCGGGGGTGATGATCGCGCTCGACCCCCGGCTGGCGCTGATGCTGATCGCCACCTTTCCGCTGCTCGCCGGCGTCGGTTACCTCTACCGCGTCTTCGGCCGCGACGCGCTGCGCACCAACGCCGCGGTCCAGTCGCGCATGAACGCCTGGCTCGCCGAGAACCTCGCCGGCATGCGCGAGAACCACCTCTACCGCACCGAGGACCGGCGGCGCGCCGAGTTCCGCGGGCTGACGCTCGCCCACCAGGCCTCGATCACTCGCGCCGTCCAGGCGTGGGGCTTCCTGCGCCCCGCGATGCTGCTGACCGCCGCGGGCGCGACCGCGCTCGTGCTCACCTCGGGCGCCACCCGCGTCGCCCTGGGCACCCTCACGGTTGGCGTGCTCCTGACGTTCCTGCAGTACACGACGCGCCTCTGGGTGCCCGTGCGCAACCTGACGGAGAAGTTCAGCGTGATCCAGGCCGCGCTGACCTCGGGCGAGCGGATCGTCGACGTGCTCGACGCGAGGGCGGGCATCACCGACCTGACCGGCGCCGATCCGTCGCTCCGCGTTCGCGACGGTCGCATCGAGTTCCGCGACGTGACCTTCCGCTATCCCGGCAAGAACGAGGACGCCCTCGCCGGCCTCTCGTTCGCGGCGCCCAAGGGGCAGATGCTCGCCCTCGTCGGCGACACCGGCGCCGGCAAGACGACCATCGCCCGGCTGATCTCCCGCTTCTACGACCCGACGAGCGGCGGCGTCCTCGTCGACGGGCGGGACGTCCGCGACTACCGGCTGCGGAACCTCCGCTCCGGGATCGCCATCGTGCCGCAGGAGGTCGTCGTCTTCGCCGGGACCGTGCGCGAGAACGTCACCCTCGGCCTCGACCTGCCCGACGACCGCGTCCGGCGGTGCGCGAGCGCGGCGGCGATGGACCAGCTGCTCGCCCGGCTCCCGGAGGGCCTCGACACCCCGCTGGAGGAAGGCGGTCGCACCCTCTCGAGCGGCGAGCGGCAGCTGATCAGCTTCGCTCGCGCGCTCGCCGCCGACCCGCCGGTTCTCGTGCTCGACGAGGCGACCGCCAACATCGACACCGAGACCGAGCTCCTGATCCAGCGCGCCCTCGGGAACCTCACCGCCGGCCGCACCAGCGTCGTGATCGCCCACCGCCTGAGCACGATCCGCGACGCCGGCCAGATCCTCGTGCTGCGCCGCGGCCGAGTCGTCGAGCGCGGGTCGCACGAGGAGCTGCTGGCGCAGAACGGAGAGTACGCGCGCCTCTACCGGCTGCACCTCTCGCGGGGCGGCACCGAGCCGCGTTGA